The Petropleomorpha daqingensis genome includes a window with the following:
- the cobO gene encoding cob(I)yrinic acid a,c-diamide adenosyltransferase produces the protein MPKGQVEVVPEDGLTTRQRRNRPILAVHTGEMKGKSTAAFGMAMRAWNQGWPIAVYQFVKSAKWKVGEENALTALGRLHEQTGEGAPVVWHKMGSGWSWSRRQGTDVDHAADAAEGWAQIKRDLAAEAYRFYVLDEFTYPLKWGWVDVDDVVTTLRERPGNQHVVITGRDAAPALVEAADLVVEMTKVKHPMDAGQKGQRGIEW, from the coding sequence ATGCCGAAGGGGCAGGTCGAGGTCGTCCCCGAGGACGGGCTGACGACGCGGCAGCGGCGCAACCGGCCGATCCTCGCCGTGCACACCGGCGAGATGAAGGGCAAGTCGACCGCCGCGTTCGGCATGGCCATGCGTGCCTGGAACCAGGGCTGGCCGATCGCGGTCTACCAGTTCGTCAAGAGCGCGAAGTGGAAGGTCGGCGAGGAGAACGCGCTCACCGCGCTCGGCCGGCTGCACGAGCAGACCGGCGAGGGCGCGCCGGTGGTCTGGCACAAGATGGGCTCGGGCTGGTCGTGGTCGCGGCGGCAGGGCACCGACGTGGACCACGCCGCCGACGCCGCCGAGGGCTGGGCGCAGATCAAGCGCGACCTCGCCGCCGAGGCCTACCGCTTCTACGTGCTCGACGAGTTCACCTATCCCCTGAAGTGGGGCTGGGTGGACGTCGACGACGTGGTGACGACGCTGCGCGAGCGACCCGGGAACCAGCACGTGGTGATCACCGGCCGCGACGCCGCCCCGGCACTGGTCGAGGCCGCCGACCTGGTCGTGGAGATGACCAAGGTCAAGCACCCGATGGACGCCGGGCAGAAGGGCCAGCGGGGGATCGAGTGGTGA